The DNA window GCTGTGATTGGTTCTGATGCTGCTGTTGTGATTCCTGATGAAGTCCAAATATTCTCGAGCTTCTTGTTGAATTCGGCTGGGGTTTACATCTTTATTCCTGAAAACACAGTCATTCTTGCTATTCCAACACTTCCATAACAtgcaaacaaataaattaaaggaGTCAAGTGGGGAATTTTGCTGAATGTATAAAATGATATCTAGTATATGTAAGTTCCTTAATTTCTTCAGCATAGGCATAAAATACGTACCTGACCAAAAACCTTTTTCATATCCTTACACTCAAAAAAAGCATGTTGCACAGACTCATTATGAAGGTGACAACGAGGACAAATGGGGGAACTAAGACATTTTCTAGTGTAAAGATTTTCAGCAGTGGGAATTTAATTATGAGATAAACGATAAATGAAGTGTCAAATTTTGGGAGGAATTTGAAGACTCCAGAGGGAGTTCCACCAGCGCTTCAGGATAGTTGTATTTGAAGGGGATGGTTGTGTCAAATTTGTGGAAGTTTTTGCCACATGGTACCCTGTCTTAACAGAATAATGACCTGAAGAAGTGTGCTGCCAGAAATAAGAGTCCGTTTGGGTAGTGTCAGGTGGGGGGAGGGATAGAATATCACTGATAGTGTCCTGGGGAAAGTGGCTGCGCATTAGAGGGATGTTCCAGTCTCCTGTTGGAAGGAGAAAATCCGAGACATGGACAAGGTGGCTAGGAAGGGAAGTGGGGATGAAGCAGTGGTTTGGGATCCAATTATCATGTAAAATTCTAGTGGTGGACCCATTTCCAATCCTCTTACAAAGACCCTCTTTCAGGAGAGATTTACCCCAATGAAGACTCTGCCAAACGTATGATGGGGAATGACCTAAGGAGGAGTTTGAAAAGGTTGTGCGGGAGAAATATTTTGCCTTAAAAAGGTTGGTAAGCAGAGGTGACTGATTGGTTTGGATTCGCCAAACTTGTTTTGCAAGCATGGCTTGATTGAAAGGCTTCATAGATCTAAACCCAAGACCCCCTATACTCTTAGCATTGCACAAAGCTTTCCAACTTTTCCAAAGAAGTTTACGCTCACCATCTTCAgcaccccaccaaaaattggTCATTTCCTTCTTAACAAAACTACAGAAAGAGTCAGGAAGTTTGAAAACCGACATGACATAAGTAGGGATGGCCTAAATCACAGCCTTAAGAAGAACCTCGTTACCTCTCCTTTTGACTGGAATTTACCTTGCCACTTAGACATGTAACATGATAGATAATTTTaccatgcatttttttttttaaaaaaaaaggcaaTGCACACTCCCTTTAATTTTAggcaattaatttttttaatttttttttaaaaaacaaaaactatATGAAAGTATACACATTATAATTGTTAAGTATATCttctaaatttttcaaaaataataattagagtGCATTTTGCACCACTATTTAAATAGTTTTTccatttaaaatgatttttttttttttaattttgtaaaattatttttgttttttattttttaaaattcaaaaattggaaaacgagagaaatcgctttcaaaaactattttaacactttaaaaaaaagtattctaacaatattttttttttgaaatatcgtTTATTCGTTTTGTCTTTCTTACCCTAATCTCGAAGTTGGACATCAGACATTGGATCTCGGTTCCTAGCCCATACCTCAGACTTCTATCCCCAGTCTCAACCCGGGCACGGACTCTATCGAAGCCAAACATGGTCCCCGACTCGGAGCTTGGAGCCTAACCTCGACCCTGGATTGCACTCGAAACCTAATAGCTTTCGCACCCAACCTCTGGAATTTTCTTTGAAGCTTTGAAGTTGGTTGTTCAAGCTTGTGAATTTTGGGTGATTATGGTATTTGTGTTATAGGCTTGGATTTTTTGATGTTAGACTTGATGTGGAGCTTtgttttaatctttaaaatctCTATTGTGTTGGATATAAATGGTGTGTGATGGAATTTGTGGTTATGCATGTTTTGGAACAAGTTTTGTATGAGATTTAGGTAAAATTCGAGCATGTTGAGAATTGGCATTTTTTTGGGGATTCCAGGACACCTAGTCGTGGCCACTACTGGGCTCGCCACGATGTGGGAACCTGATTTTTGCCGCTGCAGCCACAACCTTGCTCGTTGCGGCAAGACCCTGCTTTCCCCAggaatttttgggtttttatttTCGCTATAACTTTTGACTTGGGACTCTGTTTGGGACATTACAAAGCTTGTTTCGGGCTCTATATTCTTATCTATAATTTAAAAGCAAATTATGTGATTATGTGAAATTGAATCTTGGGATTAACCCTACTTGCAAAATCCCAGGAATGTGTAACTAGGATTATCGGCGCTTGCTCAGGAACACCCGGGGGTTTTGAATCTCCACATACTTGGGATACCATGTAAGACAGTAGTTACTACGTAGAGTTAAGTGCTGTGGCGCTCATATTTGATATTGTGCTAGCAATTGAGTGAGAAACTGATgatagggttattaccctaaagtgagcggttatacgatctagggttattaccctagtgttTAAATGATTTTGAATGCAATACTATGTTGTATATGTTAAGATAAAGAATTATGCGGGTAAGgcataattaggttagactcggtaatcAAAATCGAGATAAACCactctaaggccttattgtaaattgACGTGTGAatgtaacacgtaggtctatgttaAATAGACAATAGATGTCGGGGCatcaatatttatttgaattgacAGTATATTGCATATTgttatttatactgtcttgctgggcttggcttaCGGGTTCTCTACTATGCAGGAAAGAGTAAATCAGTTTGTGATCAGCCATGAATTTGAGGGCTTGGCGGTGTATTGTGCATGTTCAGGCCACACTAGACCACGCGGGTTGGGTCCACCAGTTGATGTATTTTGTATTCTCGGTTTTTTATCGCTTAGGTTGGCATGTAAAAATGACTTGTAATGTTTTGTGAAAACAATTATGGGATCCCGAAACATGTGTAATCTTTTTGAATGGTTTGTAAATTAAATAGTTACAAGTTATATTTTTACTCTATAATAATTAAAGCTTAAACTTCTACTCTTATTCCTAGTAATCCCAGTCTAGCAGAATTAGGTTATGTTTAATGGTTGATCGTAGCATTTCTttcattagggcgttacagcaaAGGTTGTATAGGATTCCTAGTTACAACAGTGGATACTAATCAGCCTATTTGAACTAGACATAAAAATATGAGATTGGTGCATGAATTTCTAGATGTATTTCCTGAGGATCTACCTTGATTACCACCTTGTTGAGAGATTGAATTTGATATAGAATTAGTTTCGGGGCAAAACTAGTATGAAAAGCACATTATTGAATGTCTCCATCGAAATTAAGGGAATTAAAGATTTAACTTCAAAAATTACATAACATGGGATTTATTAGACCGAGTTTTTCTCCTTGGGGTGCTACAGTGTTattcgtgaagaagaaagatgtgTATCGATTACTGGGAACTAAATAAGCTCactattaagaaaaaaaataccctTTACCCAGAATTGATGACCTATTCAATCAATTTAAAGGTAAGACCGTTTTCTCAAAGATTGACCTCCGATCGAGTTAccatcagttgagaattcgagaaaAGGATATCCCAAAGATTGCATtctgtactaggtatggacattacaagTTTCTCgatatgtcttttggactcatcAATGCCCCAGCTGCATTCATGGATCTAATGAATTGAGAATTCAAGGATTTTTTGGATAAGCATGTTATaatttttatcgatgatattctagtATATTCAAAATTAGAAGAGGAACATGAGGTACATCTCAGATTAGTACTTCAATGAATATGGGATCCCAAGCTCTATCCTAAGTTGAAgaagtgtgagttctggttgtcacATGTctctttcttagggcacatagTGGACAAGGATGGGATCATAGTTGATCCGGCCAAAATCGAAGCTATTCGGGATTGGCCAACACCAAAATCAGCTACGGAGGTTAGAAGCCTTTTGGGTTgagctggttattatcgtcggttcatTATAGGTTTCTCAAAGATAGCGACACCTTGAACGTAATTGACCCAAAAGAATTTGAAGTTTAATTAGACAGATgagtgtgagaaaagtttccaaGAGTTAAAGTAACGGTTAATTACTGCTCCAGTATTAACTCTTCCTtctgataaggaaaagtttgtcatttattgtgatgcctcagACAAGGTCTAGGTTTTGTACTTATGCGAACTggaaaattagtaattattctttaattaattaaagagaAGCCACAACatctctaattaaaaaaattatgtattatttatgtcatattacttttatctttaagtgtgataaatttaTTGAACCGATGTCTTCAAAATAATTTGGAAGAGCAatcttttacttttatttttaagtgcataatgtatgcctaagagtctgtaCAAGACATAACATTGGATTTGTTTCAAGAATGTTAatgttgaaattattttaccaggatctagatttactaacaagtatgttattaacatcctaaatatgaacctctaaaacgatatgaaataaacacatataaagtatcaggaaccttacagtggttgcagcggaatataatgtctccttccactcagatctctaacccttgtatcctttctgtagcagagtatcaccaagatctgagtccgaatctccttctcttgaaactggattcttcacagccttagacactatgattgagtaccagttgatgtgtgtgggcactcactctttcactataggcTTCGGTttttgaagagaggaagagaaagagagaggtttcggcgaGGTATAGGAAGAGAGGCTCAAAaatttttactgaaggaatgagatgcatcatctattcccttaagccatcactacctatttataggaaaccacttagggttaggttagatttaattagcattaaaataatagaaaaataaatggtaaattataATAGTGAGGCCGACCATGGATtgttattgggccccactttgcaattttgccattttctcatttttccatcttattttctcaaaaatgccaattttccaatttaaccacttaaatgccaattctaatcatttaataactaaaaattaattattaaataatattatcatttaatatatttattaattagacttatcaaagtctcttaattaacaaacaaaccctagaatctcttttcttcacaattaagcccttgcttagtgaaaattcataaactagacatagtctaattttagaattataattgattaattaaaatcaattaactgaagtcttacaagtagtattgtctcaactagtatggggaccgtgtgcctatatatctgagcttccaataagcagctcTGGAATTCACCAAGccaattcactgacttattaattccttgttgcatccaccatagaacttggaattgcactctcagatatatagaacgctctatatgttccacgatatagatacgctattagttatccattgttataattccaataatcaatgatcctctatagataatctacattgtatagggattaatttaccgttacacccttcaatgtattttatccttaaaacacttagccacctataaatgatatttcactaaactaacataatcactgaaatgagtactcaaccatttatctctgtttagccaagatCGAAGGAaaccatcatttcacttctatgtcctgataaaagttatagattccatatctatgtttagcgctcccactcaattgcactaccatgttcccaaaatgtacgtatcaccctaaccaaaaagtaggcttaactaacaaatcaaagaacatgtataatactcttgagattgaacctaaccatgtcaggattaagatcatttgatctaggatcaactaggtgatattgaattgaataggtattacggtaaatttatcatatctaattcaaagttcaatatcggtcccttccaatgcatactccatgcatccaacccaagctttactttaaccaatgccctggaaaggacatagcacttatccaaggtgccaGTAAACTATCtcgtagattatcatatcagttaaacccagtgtagtgataaatctaggaatatatatttaatcacacaatcttgattacttttcactgtgctgacgacacaataatcaagaacataaatgtgataaggatttggatgaatttataaatcaaataaacataaatgataacatgaaccaaatgacacattaaataagtgatgaaaatacttctgtctctttattgatatttaaaagataaagattacattgaaatagagttttatttagggcataaagcccaacaattaagtagtatcagaagaACATAAGTTTAGATCACTTTATAATTTCATACAAAGTAATAAAGTATCTTTATTGAGATACATTAAAGATTACATTCATACATACTTTATTAAGATGATCTAACATtatggaaatatagttaaccaattacaTTAAATCAATATTTgattacgtccttaagattaccagtaagttgtAACATGAAAAATCTTGATTATTACTTCCATTAATTGAAGTCATAGGATACATCATatatatgatgtattatagagtctTATACCAGGCCTTATAGTTAATAATTCTATATTCAGACCATTAATAAAATTTAGCGACAAATTCAACTAAAGTATTTATGGCTAAGAACTATAAGAGTTATGGTGGAAGCTATTTAGCCATAAAGAGATGCGACAAGTGGTCATTAAGCactcaatatttaattaggTGATCGTAATATCTTTGACTGAAGTTATGCCACAAGCATAAATTAAAGGATTATAAAATAAAGATGGGATTCAGTTTTCCCTTATACAGTTTTCCATTGTACAACCaaattattcaatgaaactctaattttgatattttctcatatttatgtgcaccttaattttatctgagaaaattatcttTAGATGACcagaataaacataaggtttagaATTTATTTGCTTAAGTACAttacaacattttttttttgacgcgaAGTACATTACAACATGAAGTATATTGTTATGtgataaatatatcgtaatacatggaagatataTATTACTTGCCATATAACGAGAACCAATCGCTATAATTCATGTGTTTATTATACAATGAGGAATATtaaatttaagtggtaaatctAAATACTaactaaatagaaaaatatttgaatattttctatactaagtataaaattattttattgatttATACGCGTAGGTGAGTAAATgaatatttcatattcattatATTTGATCACAATTAACTATTtgttattctatatatggtcagattataatttatttttcgatttaatttcttgaattaagttttaaaatattctaacaactaatgtggcgcagatacagATGAAAGTATCTcaactataaatatagggtatcGATCCCAAGCTCATAACTCATTCTGTGGAAAACAATAAATCCATCTAAGAGAGTTTGTGAGCCCCAATACCTACACTAACtatgttttgttttctttatagATCAAAGCTTTTGTGGgcttaaaattcaaaaaattaatagcTTGAGCTATTTCGATCATTTTACTTATATCgtgtatatatattcaatttatGTCGCACTTCATAAATCGTTCATATATATTTTGTCTATTCATATAAATTTTGACActacaaatttttttacttttagtcacaataaaatttgtgacgaaagtgaaaaaattgtgactaattataaatcatgattcctatgttgtgactaaaaagttcgcggctaaaagtattagtcacaaaaattataatttgttgtgactaaatgtatttttaagttgtgactaaaactaaattagtgacaacatgtaactaaatactatgttttagtcacaagtaacactttgttgtaactaaaagtcacatttagtcacaaaaatattatgttgtgactaaaaaattatcactaaaagtagcagttttttgtagtgcTAATATGTTAGCCATAgacatttgaatatttttttcctCCATTTATATTCCATCTTTTTGAAGCATTCAAATATTTATAGGACAAGGATGCAGTCACGCATGCGTGATTGGtcctgtattttttattttttttttaaaaaaagtagtgATGGATTGagctaaatataatattttttttgtgccCAACTTAATagttatcttttcaaaaaaaaaaaaaaaaaaaaataagaaagaaagagaggagTAAGTTGaaagaggtatttttttttttagtattttcaattattaatctATTTGTATTTATACTTAATCTTCCAAGCTTACATTTAGGTGGTAAAATAAAACTCTCCAAATGACTGAACTGTTTGTAAATTTAAGGTATCATCTTTTTTTTACAGTTAACTGCCAACATAGACTACTTATGTGTACACTCTTGTACATGTAGCACATTTATATTGctacacctaatattattatttaaaaattataaaaaattattttaaaatttataatattttttaaatattttattttttttatttttataatttcatttaattttaaaataaatttagaaaTAGGTACCGAAAGTCAGGATTGggtatatatacaattattacCAGCGGGACCGCTGTTAATGCCCTGCCGCTAATAAttctaacaattatttttttattcttttaatattattagCGGTGGGGCTCGCCACtaatactattagcggcggagtctaccgctaatagtttttttttttaaaaaaaaaataaataagtagaATTAGCGGCGAATTCTGGTTCCGCCGCTAATGCTACCACTATTAGGGGCGAATTTCGCCCATCGCTAATAATATTGCGGCTattgataaattttattgtagtgATAGTATATAATAAGACGATATCTAACATAACTATAAAATATCAGCACAtgagtatataatattttctctGGATATTAATTATTACTCACTGTGTGAATATATTGCTCCACATACATATAAGTTAGTTTCTGAAAGTCTAAATTTACTAAATAAATGAGTTATATTAAGTGAGTGACCGGTTTGAAAAAAAGTGGTGAGGGATTGAATCCATggccatatttatatatatatatgctagtAAAAAGCTACATGCGagacacgtatactaaattttatgctaggtattttctattttattaaaaggTGATACACTTAAAAATGTTCATCTCATCTTGGTTCGACCCAACTTTCTGTCATGTTGTTCCCATACGATTGTGTGTTAGATTCGGGCTTAGAAGAATAGTATTCGTTAAAAGGGATGCCAGCAATGGCGGTGCTGATGTGAGTTTTATCTTCTGGGAATAGTCTAGCTACTCCGAAGTTAGTTATTTATCTTGTCAAATCTTCATCAAGCATAATGTTGTTTAGTTTTATATCTCGATGAATGATTCTCAAATTCGATTCTTCATGAAGATAAGCAAGACCCTCAGCCACACCCAATATGATCTTATACCTCGACTCCCACCTAAGTTGTAACAAATAAAGGATAAgtaaataaaatgaatagaaaagatCATTTTGCTTCAACATTGAAAAAGTTTAGCTTTAAGAGAATTCAGTACCACCAAATAAGTTATTACATATTCATACAGAAGAAGACTCTCAGGGCCTATAATGTTGCATCCCAGCAGCTCCACCAGATTTTTGTGTGGAATTCCGCTTATCAAATTCACTTCATTGAAGAAATGATCCACCCATTGTCTTGTATTGAAGAAAAGCCCTTTTACTGCAACAACCTTCCCATCTGGTAGAACAcccagaaaagaaaaagaaagcaaGATAACATAACATGATGGTATCATTCCATGAAGTGAAATGTATaataaaaaatggtattttgaaaaatcatataTTGCCTTATAAACTGAGAAATCATATATTgataaaatagataatatattTCTTTTCTGCTATTAAAACTAATGAGAAATAAAAGGTAGTACTAACTTTTACCTATGAGAACAACCATATCAGATGTTGATACAGGTACAAGGTTTTGCTTCTAGTACATCAATTCTGTTTTGTGAACTGTTCTGAATTTTTAATGTATAATTTAAAGAGCAAATATGAATGTATGAATGTGAATGAATTATATGTGAGAGTGTGCATAAAGATAAAGTGAAAGACATGAAATAGTATGCATGTACATGGTATATTTTCTTAACAGAAATTTTATAGGAAAAAGTATATTTTCTCTAATCTGAGAGAAGAAATAGGTCACTAAGTTCCCTGTAGTTTACATCTTTGGTTTCCTCTATGAGCTCTTTCAGTCCAAGTTTGGACTGAAAAAAGAGAGTccataaatttttgaaaataaaatagtttgatATTAATAGAAAAGGTAGACCCACAGGTCATTACAAAGCAAGTTTACTAATATTGAGAAGAGCTCTATATAACATATAGTGTTCAAAGGCAAAGTCTTCTTGGAAAAAACTACCTATCCACGACATTGCAATTACACAACATTATATATTAAAGCAAATATGAATTGTCATTCAGACACCACGACATTACAATTACACCTAGCCTTTCAAAATGAGCATCAACAAAAATTCAAggattataaattgaaaatgataTCTTGTTACCTTTGGTGTGCCCAACAAACTCTCTAACTGGTGACATTATATTTCGCATATCCCAAAGCTATTTAAAAGTAAAGCAATAGAGTAAGTGTGTACGAAtgtgtttgtgtgtgtgtgttgggAGA is part of the Cannabis sativa cultivar Pink pepper isolate KNU-18-1 chromosome 5, ASM2916894v1, whole genome shotgun sequence genome and encodes:
- the LOC133038323 gene encoding uncharacterized mitochondrial protein AtMg00310-like; protein product: MSVFKLPDSFCSFVKKEMTNFWWGAEDGERKLLWKSWKALCNAKSIGGLGFRSMKPFNQAMLAKQVWRIQTNQSPLLTNLFKAKYFSRTTFSNSSLGHSPSYVWQSLHWGKSLLKEGLCKRIGNGSTTRILHDNWIPNHCFIPTSLPSHLVHVSDFLLPTGDWNIPLMRSHFPQDTISDILSLPPPDTTQTDSYFWQHTSSGHYSVKTGYHVAKTSTNLTQPSPSNTTILKRWWNSLWSLQIPPKI